The proteins below come from a single Notamacropus eugenii isolate mMacEug1 chromosome 7, mMacEug1.pri_v2, whole genome shotgun sequence genomic window:
- the FAM161B gene encoding protein FAM161B: MTVGRSAAAYECGEPGSQVVHLNASSDTETEEEPYENGIVLHRAGKLEDFLHNETEADLTTSDSDDYFYEILQAQKKKTRHSSLRRSSTYQAKLDAESSAEDKELECFLQDSNRRKPQAKFHKSFISDSLKRSSSLSDLTQENLYGQANSSASGHCPPPRSTLTWVPFVTTPEPFNMTVREASKKSRCLPSCASFELRRQRAEEQEQEEAQCQKKFQAQPVPAHVHLPLYREIMERNEARRRAGIQKRKELLLSSLKPFSFLEKEEQKKEAIQQKTSVAMTQVKTSKQKVIKKIPKSVLEPALGDKLKEAELRRKLHIQTRAADLLRTASSPFTSDRYTDPKSRISTRTRQEKLSFMQRDFAFQPRVNPSVPDFKSLYRAFQKEAAQKRETREATRNKPFQLRTANLSHRQRPSKESAEPKNSPQSPMAPLQRSRSLSGLASLSPNTLPVHITDATRKRESAVRCSLEEKKDKENESVRWLEQHRKKCQAMYKSVTSRAKAMDPHKSLKETYKAKLKENWLNDQKRTKEYKKELEEMKRRVQNRPYLFEQVTQICARKEAEHRYRDILQKVGLDEDFVRNKGQDAIDLEWSEEDKEGTDSPSHRERKELFSSSQQDSEESLEEMKHTPSEEDFMDLPFESPDTCDQLA, translated from the exons ATGACGGTGGGGAGGTCTGCTGCGGCCTACGAATGCGGAGAGCCAGGTAGCCAG GTCGTCCACCTCAACGCATCCTCAGACACAGAGACCGAGGAAGAACCATATGAGAATGGAATTGTCTTGCACAGGGCAGGAAAACTGGAGGATTTCCTCCACAACGAGACTGAGGCAGACTTGACTACCTCCGATTCAGATGAttatttttatgagattttgcaagcacagaagaaaaaaaccagaCACTCTTCACTAAGAAGAAGCTCAACATATCAGGCAAAACTGGATGCTGAATCCTCTGCAGAGGATAAAGAACTGGAGTGTTTTCTCCAAGACAGTAATAGACGGAAACCACAGGCCAAGTTTCATAAGTCTTTTAT ATCTGACAGCCTGAAGCGGTCCAGCTCCTTGAGTGACCTTACGCAAGAAAACTTGTATGGTCAAGCAAATTCCTCAGCTTCTGGCCACTGCCCACCACCCAGGAGTACCCTGACCTGGGTCCCCTTTGTCACTACCCCAGAGCCCTTTAACATGACAGTGCGAGAGGCAAGTAAGAAGTCCCGGTGTCTGCCATCCTGTGCCTCATTTGAACTAAGAAGACAGCGAGCAGAGGAGCAGGAACAGGAGGAAGCTCAGTGCCAGAAGAAGTTCCAGGCCCAGCCAGTACCCGCTCATGTCCATCTGCCCCTCTATCGGGAGATCATGGAACGGAATGAGGCCCGCAGACGAGCAGGAATCCAGAAGAGGAAAGAACTACTCCTGTCTTCCCTTAAACCCTTCagcttcctggagaaggaagAGCAGAAAAAGGAAGCCATTCAGCAGAAAACCTCAGTAGCAATGACTCAAGTGAAGACCTCAAAGCAAAAAGTCATCAAGAAGATCCCCAAGTCAGTTTTGGAGCCAGCCCTGGGTGATAAGCTCAAAG AAGCTGAATTGCGCAGGAAGCTCCACATACAGACAAGGGCCGCAGATCTCCTGCGGACAGCCTCATCCCCCTTCACTTCTGATAGATACACTGATCCAAAGTCTCGAATATCCACTAGGACTCGGCAAGAAAAACTCAGTTTCATGCAGAGAGACTTTGCTTTCCAACCAAGGGTGAATCCCAGTGTCCCTGACTTCAAGAGTCTTTATAGGGCCTTCCAAAAAGAAGCTGCTCAAAAAAGGGAGACCCGAGAGGCAACACGAAACAAACCATTCCAGCTGAGAACTGCCAATCTTTCCCACCGACAGAGGCCCAGCAAGGAGTCAGCAGAACCCAAG AATTCTCCACAGTCACCCATGGCTCCATTACAGAGGAGCCGTTCTCTGAGTGGTCTTGCCTCCCTATCTCCTAACACCCTTCCAGTGCACATCACAGATGCCACCAGGAAAAGGGAATCTGCTGTCAG ATGCTcccttgaagaaaagaaagataaagagaatgaGAGCGTCCGCTGGTTGGAGCAACATAGGAAGAAATGTCAAGCTATGTATAAATCTGTGACCTCACGAGCAAAAGCCATGGATCCCCATAAAAGCTTAAAGGAGACATACAAAGCAAAGCTGAAAGAGAATTG GCTCAATGaccaaaagagaacaaaagaatatAAGAAAGAACTGGAGGAAATGAAGAGGAGAGTCCAAAATAGACCCTATCTCTTTGAGCAAGTGACGCAG ATCTGTGCCAGGAAGGAGGCAGAGCACAGATACCGAGACATATTACAGAAGGTGGGTTTAGATGAGGACTTTGTGAGGAACAAAGGACAAGATGCCATTGACTTGGAATGGAGTgaagaagacaaggaaggaaCTGATTCCCCCAG